From Rhinatrema bivittatum chromosome 5, aRhiBiv1.1, whole genome shotgun sequence, the proteins below share one genomic window:
- the LOC115091717 gene encoding olfactory receptor 6N1-like gives MGSVANYNATSSSVKEFIIFGFPSLHDVQTLLFGIFFPIYLFTITGNTVILLLIWLDQHLHTPMYFFVSNLSFLDISYTSVTVPKMLAKFLMNSSTISYSGCFVQMYFFISLIVTESLLLTVMAYDRYLAICTPLHYPMYMTKKLCFCLCTTAWIGGFMLPFSTFILALKLPFCGPNVIHHYYCDLPPLMQLACADTSVNIAVGSSVSAIVLGVTFFLVVTSYIKIIASILKISSNKERRKTFSTCASHFLVVNLFFLPLAFMYIRPTASYSSDVDSLVAMVYSMMTPMLNPVIYSLRNQEFKGAFRKQMKFNRASFM, from the coding sequence ATGGGAAGTGTAGCAAACTACAATGCCACCAGCAGCTCAGTGAAGGAGTTCATCATCTTTGGATTTCCAAGTCTTCATGATGTCCAGACCCTGCTCTTTGGGATATTTTTCCCCATCTACCTCTTCACTATCACAGGTAATACAGTTATACTTTTGCTCATATGGCTCGATCAGCATCTCCATACTCCCATGTACTTCTTTGTCAGTAATTTGTCCTTTCTGGACATCAGTTACACATCTGTCACCGTTCCAAAAATGCTGGCCAAATTCCTCATGAACAGCAGTACCATTTCCTACAGTGGCTGCTTTGTGCAAATGTACTTCTTTATTTCTCTGATTGTAACAGAAAGTCTCCTCTTGACAGTAATGGCTTACGATCGTTACTTGGCCATTTGCACTCCTCTTCATTATCCCATGTACATGACTAAAAAACTCTGCTTCTGTCTCTGCACCACTGCCTGGATCGGAGGTTTTATGCTTCCATTCAGCACATTCATTTTAGCTCTGAAGCTACCATTCTGTGGACCCAATGTGATCCACCATTATTACTGCGACCTTCCACCGTTGATGCAGCTGGCTTGTGCTGATACGTCTGTCAATATTGCTGTGGGTTCCTCCGTCAGTGCCATTGTACTTGGGGTAACGTTTTTTCTAGTTGTGACTTCCTATATAAAAATAATAGCATCGATCCTAAAAATTAGCTCTAACAAGGAGCGTAGAAAAACCTTTTCTACCTGTGCATCTCACTTCTTAGTTGTGAAtctcttttttcttcctcttgCCTTCATGTACATTCGCCCTACTGCATCCTATTCCTCTGATGTGGACTCATTAGTGGCCATGGTCTATTCTATGATGACTCCAATGCTGAACCCTGTTATTTATTCCCTGCGAAACCAAGAATTCAAGGGAGCTTTtaggaaacaaatgaaatttaatagaGCCTCCTTCATGTAA